In Euphorbia lathyris chromosome 10, ddEupLath1.1, whole genome shotgun sequence, a single genomic region encodes these proteins:
- the LOC136208250 gene encoding uncharacterized protein encodes MEVVIQMQKEQRVAKDKLPSSSVLGDGGASWRMKALKRAQEQAAPEGRNLEQNADRGYMNVSVRHPQMRAPKVHHSLSWGKEKRLKVKDDGSFMRKIVSHHNKGAAGSTYKDENVGSKVTSSELNKPTESMSTLNETSTANQLAAKALQLRMQGSHEEADKLMREAESIKGKQAVGENSSRPQQVGRTRNVAQHISTRRKEDDADRNLAQKIMQNKQYGGADDEYDFEDGPRTKSKKGAGNDHKSSDTNILGNRILTQQERCLFCFENPNRLKHLVVSIANFTFLKLPQSQPVVPGHCCILTMEHESSTRAIDNNAWEEIRNFKKCLIMMFAKQEKELVFLETVMDLAKQRRHCLIECIPLPKKIAGAAPLYFKKAIDEAEDEWSQHNAKKLIDTSEKGLRGSIPKDFPYFHVEFGLNKGFVHVIDDEQQFKSSFGLNVIRGMLVLPEEDMYRRRTQESVEAQKQAVLNFARDWEPFDWTKQLN; translated from the exons AGGTGCCAGCTGGAGAATGAAAGCACTAAAACGCGCTCAAGAGCAAGCAGCTCCAGAAGGAAGAAATCTGGAACAG AATGCTGATCGAGGCTACATGAATGTTTCTGTCCGACATCCTCAGATGAGAGCTCCAAAAGTACACCATTCTTTATCATGGGGAAAAGAAAAAAGGCTAAAAGTTAAGGATGATGGGAGCTTTATGAGAAAAATTGTTTCACACCATAATAAGGGTGCTGCTGGTTCAACTTACAAAGATGAAAATGTGGGGTCAAAAGTCACTTCTTCTGAATTGAACAAACCTACTGAAAGCATGTCAACACTTAATGAAACATCAACTGCAAACCAGTTGGCAGCTAAGGCCTTGCAGCTTCGTATGCAAGGGAGTCATGAAGAAGCTGACAAACTTATG CGAGAAGCTGAGAGCATAAAGGGAAAGCAGGCTGTTGGAGAAAACTCAAGCAGACCTCAACAAGTTGGGAGAACCAG GAATGTTGCTCAACATATATCTACCCGAAGAAAGGAAGATGATGCCGACAGGAACCTGGCTCAAAAAATCATGCAAAATAAACAGTATGGTGGAGCAGATGATGAATATGATTTTGAGGATGGGCCAAGAACAAAATCTAAGAAGGGGGCAGGCAATGATCACAAGTCCTCGGACACTAATATTCTTGGAAACCGCATCTTGACTCAGCAAGAACGCTGCCTGTTCTGCTTTGAGAACCCAAACCGGCTAAAACATCTTGTTGTGTCAATAGCAAACTTCACGTTTTTGAAGTTACCTCAGTCGCAGCCCGTTGTGCCTGGTCATTGTTGCATCTTAACTATGGAG CATGAGTCGTCCACTAGGGCCATTGACAATAATGCATGGGAAGAAATTCGGAACTTCAAGAAATGCCTTATAATGATGTTCGCAAAGCAAGAGAAGGAATTGGTGTTTCTTGAAACAGTAATGGATTTGGCAAAACAACGCCGCCATTGTTTAATAGAATGTATTCCCTTGCCGAAGAAAATTGCTGGAGCAGCCCCTCTCTATTTCAAAAAG GCAATTGATGAAGCCGAAGATGAGTGGAGCCAGCACAACGCAAAGAAGCTTATCGATACAAGTGAAAAGGGGTTGCGAGGTTCAATTCCTAAGGACTTCCCTTATTTCCATGTTGAATTTGGTTTGAACAAGGGGTTTGTACATGTGATCGATGATGAGCAGCAATTTAAAAGTAGCTTTGGTCTTAATGTGATAAGAGGCATGCTAGTCTTGCCTGAGGAAGACATGTACCGTCGCCGAACACAAGAGTCagtagaggcacaaaaacaggCTGTACTAAATTTTGCACGAGATTGGGAACCTTTCGATTGGACTAAACAGCTCAACTAA